The genome window GCCAACGCCGCCTGGAAAGCGGTCCATACGGTCAGCGCCCGGTCGGCAGCACCGTCAGCCACGTGTCGGTGATCTCGAAACCCAGCTTGCGGTAGACGTGGCGGGCCGGGTTGGACGTGGTCACCGCCAGGCCGACCGCGCCGTGGCCGTCGCGGGCGAGCTCGGCCATCGCGCGGCGCAGCAGCAGTCCGCCGAGCCCGGCCCATTCCGGCCCCGGGAGGCGGAAAACGTCGCCGACCCACGGCGTGCCGTCACGGTCGTTGACCACCAGGCCGGCCACCACCCGGTCACCGCCGTCGACGACCAGCGCGCTGCACGGCAGCAGCGGACCCAGCACCCGACCGGCCAGCAGCGGGGCGATCATCCCCGCCACCTGCTCGTCGGTTCCCACGTAGGCGTCGGGATGTCCGGGAGGGAACGCCGCACGCCAGGCCGCCACCAGCCGGTGGGCCGGACGGTCGCAGGCCACCAGCCGCAGACCCTGCCGCGGCGTCGCATCCGCCCACTGCGGCGGCGGTGGATCGGCGCGCAGATCCCGGCGCATGCCGTGCGCGCGCCTGCCCGGCCTGCCGCCGCGTGCCACCAGTTCCTCGCCGAGCCCGACCGGGGCGATGACCGCGTGGTCGGCCAGCCGTGACCACACCAGCTCCGCCGCCGCGGGCCCGTCGGCGGCCACGATGCGCACCCGTCCGGCTCCAGCCCCGACGTAGGACACCGTCGTGTCCCCGGCCGACAGCACCGACACCTGCTCGCCGCTCACCACGCGTTTCCCGGTCCGCTCACAACAGCACACTCTCGGATCACCCGCCGCTGCCGCGCAAGCACTTTCGGGCAAACACCGTCCGATGTGGCCGACCTGCAGGTCCGCCGGCGTCCTTGCGTCCGCCGCCCGGAGCGGGCTACCGTGACACCCAGTTGTTTTAGAGCTAAAGGAGATTTCTCGTGCGACAGATCGTCGTCACCGGAGCGGGCACCGGCATCGGATACGCCATCGCCGAGCACTTCGCCGCCTCCGGTGATGCGGTGACCATCACCGGGCGTCGAGCCGAAGTCCTGCACCGCGCGGCCGACACCCTCGGCGCCCGTGCGGTGCCCTTCGACGCCACCGACCCCGACGCGGTCGAGGCCGCACTGGACTCGCTGCCCGACCACGTCGACGTCGTGGTCAACAACGCCGGCGCCAACACCGACTTCGAACGCCCCGAACCCGACGGGCTGCGCGCGCTGGCCCGGCAGTGGGAGGCCAACCTGGCCTCCAACGTCCTCTCGGCGGTGCTGGTCACCGCCGCGCTGACCCCGCGGCTGACCGACGGCGCCCGCGTGGTCACCATCGGCTCGATCGCCGCCCGCCAGGGCGCGGGCTCCTACGGCGCGGCCAAAGCCGCCGTGGAAGCCTGGACAGCCGACCTGGCCGGACAGCTCGGACCCCGCGGCATCACCGCCAACGTCGTCGCACCCGGGCTCACCGAGCACACCGGGTTCTTCCAGAACGGCCTGCCCGAGCAGCGCCGCGACGAACTGGTGGCCGCCACCCGCAACCAGCGCGCCGGCACCCCGGCCGACATCGCCGCGCTGACCGGGTTCCTGGCCTCACCGCAGGCCGGGCACATCACCGGCCAGGTCCTGCACGTCAACGGCGGCGCCTACCTCGGGCACTGAGCGCCCCCGCGGCGCCGGCGACCCCTCACGGACGGTCGTCGGCGCCGAAGCGCCCGGTCAGGTCGCTGAGCAGGACCCGCAGCAACCCCGTCAGCTGCTCGCGCTGGGACACATCCAGCGACGTCAGCAGAGTCTCCTCGTGGCGCAGCAGGTCATCGACGCGGTCCTCGATGAGCCGGTGGCCCTGCTCGGTCAGCTCGACCTGCACTGAACGCCCGTCGGCACCGCCCTTCGTGCGGCGCACCAGCCCCCGCTGCTCGGCCCGGGTCAGCCGCTGCGAGATCGCACCCGCGCTGACCAGGCACTGCCGCGCGATCTCCCCGGCCGAGAGCCGGTAGGGCGGCCCCGAGCGGCGCAACGTGCTCAGCAGGTCGCGCGTCGGCGCGTCCAGGCCGATGCGCGCGTCGGTGCGGCGGCGTTCGTCGTCGAGCAGCTTGGCGATCCGCCAGATCCGGGTGATCACCCCGATCGACTCCACCGGCATCCCGGGCCGTTCCCGCTGCCACGCCCGCTGGATCCGATCCACCCCGTCCTCGGCGGGCGGCACCGCACTGTCCGACATGGTCACTCAGCCTAACCCCGTCCCGTGCCGATCCCGAGAAAAACCGGTGGACCTCCTCGCGGGCGCTGTGGCTATACTCGGCGCCACTATGAAGAACTGACATCACGCACCGCCCGCGTCCGCGGCCCGCGCGCCGATCTCTCGCATTCCGCGCGCCCGAAGTGCCCGGCGGGCATCGTTTCCGAATTCCTCGGTGGGTGATGTCCTATTTCCGCGCTGCTCGCACGCGATCTCGTCAAGTCCTACGGCGACCGCCGCGTCCTCGACGGCGTCTCGCTGACCGCCTCTCCCGGCCAGTGCCTCGGCCTGGTCGGGGAGAACGGCGCGGGCAAGTCCACGCTGCTGCGGCTGCTGGCCGGCCGCGAGGACCCCGACGTCGGCGAGGTCATCGCCCCCGCGGACCTCGGGTTCCTGCACCAGGAAACGCCGTTCGCCGACCGGGCCACGCTCAGCGAGGTGCTCGACGAGGCCCTGGCCGACATCCGCGTCGCCGAAGCGCGGCTGACCGAGCTCACCGAGGCCCTGTCCCGCCACCCCGACGACACCGCCCTGCTGGCCGACTACGGCGAGGTGCTGGAGTGGGCCCACGACCACGACCTGTGGAACGCCGACCACCGCGCCGAAATCGTCCTCGAAGGGCTCGGCCTGGGCGGCCTGCCCCGCGACCGGCGGGTCGGCGAGCTCTCCGGCGGGCAGCGGGCGCGGCTGAGCCTGGCGGTGCTGCTGCTGCGCCGTCCCCGCGCGCTGCTGCTGGACGAACCGACCAACCACCTCGACGAACCCGCGATCCGGTTCCTGCAGGACCACCTGCGCGCGCTGCCGGGCGTGGTCGTGCTGGCCAGCCACGACCGGGTGTTCCTCGACGAGGTCTGCACCGACATCGTCGACCTGGACCCCGCCGTGCACGGCATCACCCGCTACGGCGGCACCTTCTCCGACTACCTCACCGCCAAGCACGCCGAACGCGTGCGCTGGCAGCAGCGCTACGCCACCGAACAGGACGAGCTGCGCGACCTGCGCCACACCGCCACCGTCACCGCCCACCAGCTCGGCCACTTCGCCCCGCGCGGCAACACCAGCAAGCTGGCCTACGACTTCACCGGCTCGCGGGTGCAGAAGCAGATCTCCCGCCGCGTGCGCAACGCCCGCCACCGCCTGGAGGAGCTCACCCGCAACCAGGTGCGCAAACCACCCGAGCCGCTGCGCTTCGCCGCCGCGGTCACCAGCACCACCAACACCGCCGAGGTCGTGGTGCAGATCCGCGACGCCACGATCCGGCAACGGCTGCACGTCAGCGAACTCGACCTCGCGGGCGACGGCCGGGTGCTGGTCACCGGCCCCAACGGCGCAGGCAAGTCCACCCTGCTGCACCTCTTGGCAGGCACCCTCGCCCCCGACACCGGCAGCGTGCAGCGCCGTGGCGGCGTGCGGGTGGGACTGCTCGAACAGGACGTGGTCTTCCCCGACCCCGCCCGCACCCCGCGGCGGATCTACGAGGCCGCCACCGCCGAGCGCACCGGCGTGCCCGCACTGACCGACCTCGGCCTGCTCGCCCCGGCCGACCTCGACCGGCCGGTGGGCGCGCTCTCGGTCGGCCAGCGGCGGCGACTGGCCCTGGCCACCCTGATCGCCGACCCGCCGCAGGTGCTGCTGCTGGACGAGCCGACCAACCACCTGTCGCTGACCCTGGCCGGGGAACTCGAAGACGCCCTGCGCACCGCGCCCGGGGCGGTCGTGGTCGCCACCCACGACCGCTGGCTGCGGCGCCGCTGGGACGGCCCCGCTTTGGCCGTCGACAACGGCCGCATCACCGCCTGAACCACGCACCCCTCCTCCCATCGAACTGCCGTTTGCGAGGAGACCCGTGCCCACCGTGCCCGATCCGACAAAGAGGGACCGCTCGATGACTGAACGCCTGGTCACCACCCCCGACGGCACCCGCCTGTGGACCCAGGCCCTCGGCCCTGCCGACGGTGTCCCGCTGCTGCTGATCATGGGCGCCAACGCCTCGGCGATGGGCTGGCCCCAGGAGTTCGTGGACCTGCTCACCGCGCACGGACTGCGCGTCGTGCGCTACGACCACCGCGACACCGGCCGCTCCACCCGCTACGACACCACCCGCTACGGCGTGCACGACCTGGCCGAGGACGCCGTAGCCGTGCTCGACGGCCACGGCATCGGCACCGCCCACGTCGCCGGCATGTCTCTGGGCGGTGTCCTCGGTCAGTTGCTCGCCCTGGACCACCGCGACCGGCTGCGCAGCCTCACCCTGATGCAGACCGCGGCACTGGACGTCGACTTCGCCGGCGCCATGCGCCGCGCGGTCGAGGGCATCTCGGCCCCCGGCGACCTGCCCACACCCAGCCCCGAGATCGTGCGGGCCATGGCCCACCGCGCCGATCCCGCACCCGACCGCGAAACCGCGCTACGTCGCCGCGTCGAGGAGTGGCGCCTGCTCGCGGGAACCGCACTGCCCTTCCACGCCGAGCAGTTCCGCCGCTGGGAGAACACCGCCATCGACCACGCCGGCACCCACCAGCAGCCCGGCGCGCACGCCGCCGCCACCCCCGTGCCGACCAGCCGCGGCCGCGAACTGGCCGGGGTCAGCACACCCACCCTGGTGGTGCAGGGGCCCGAGGACCCCGTCAACCCGCCACCGCACGGGCAGCACCTGGCCTCCCTCATCCCCGGCGCCCGCTGCGTGCAGATCCCCGGACTCGGCCACGCCCTGCCCTCGGCACTGCACCCCGCGCTGGTCACCGCACTGACCGACCACATCGGAGCCCACCCGTGATCGACCCCCGCCTGCACGGCCGCGTCGCCCTGGTCACCGGAGCCGACAACCCGCTGGGCATCGGCGCGGCCATCGCCGCCGCGCTGGCCCGCCAGGGCGTGCGGCTGCTGCTGACCGCCCTGCCCGAGACGCCGCCGCAGCACCCCGGGTCCGCGGCCGCCCGCACCTGCGCCGAGGCCAAGGCCACCGACGGCAGCCAGGTGCGCGACGCGCTGCGCGGCGACGGCGCCCACGTCGAGTTCCACGCCGCCGACCTGGCCGACCCCGACGTGCTGCCGCGGCTGTTCGACCACGCCGAAGCCGCCTTCGGGTCGGTGGAGATCCTGGTCAACAACGCCGCCCACTGCGTGCCCGACACCTTCGACACCCGCTCCCGCGACACCGTCGACGCCGCGGGCATCGACGCCCACCACGCGGTCAACACCCGCGCCCCGGCGCTGCTGATGGCCGAGATGCACCGCCGTCACCTGCGCCGCGGCGGCGACTGGGGCCGCGTGATCAACATCAGCACCGACGCCGCCCCCGGCGCGCCGGGCGAGATCTCCTACTGGGCCAGCAAACACGCCCTGGAAAGCCTCAGCCGCTCGGCGGCGCTGGAGCTGGGCCCGGCCGGCATCACCGTCAACTCGATCGCTCCCGGCCCGGTGCAGACCGGCTGGATCGACCAGGCCATGGACACCGAGTTCGCCGCCTTCAGCCCCCTGGGCCGGGTCGGCACCCCCGAGGACATCGCCGACATCGCCGTGTTCCTGGCCTCGCACCA of Saccharopolyspora erythraea contains these proteins:
- a CDS encoding GNAT family N-acetyltransferase gives rise to the protein MSGEQVSVLSAGDTTVSYVGAGAGRVRIVAADGPAAAELVWSRLADHAVIAPVGLGEELVARGGRPGRRAHGMRRDLRADPPPPQWADATPRQGLRLVACDRPAHRLVAAWRAAFPPGHPDAYVGTDEQVAGMIAPLLAGRVLGPLLPCSALVVDGGDRVVAGLVVNDRDGTPWVGDVFRLPGPEWAGLGGLLLRRAMAELARDGHGAVGLAVTTSNPARHVYRKLGFEITDTWLTVLPTGR
- a CDS encoding ABC-F family ATP-binding cassette domain-containing protein; amino-acid sequence: MSALLARDLVKSYGDRRVLDGVSLTASPGQCLGLVGENGAGKSTLLRLLAGREDPDVGEVIAPADLGFLHQETPFADRATLSEVLDEALADIRVAEARLTELTEALSRHPDDTALLADYGEVLEWAHDHDLWNADHRAEIVLEGLGLGGLPRDRRVGELSGGQRARLSLAVLLLRRPRALLLDEPTNHLDEPAIRFLQDHLRALPGVVVLASHDRVFLDEVCTDIVDLDPAVHGITRYGGTFSDYLTAKHAERVRWQQRYATEQDELRDLRHTATVTAHQLGHFAPRGNTSKLAYDFTGSRVQKQISRRVRNARHRLEELTRNQVRKPPEPLRFAAAVTSTTNTAEVVVQIRDATIRQRLHVSELDLAGDGRVLVTGPNGAGKSTLLHLLAGTLAPDTGSVQRRGGVRVGLLEQDVVFPDPARTPRRIYEAATAERTGVPALTDLGLLAPADLDRPVGALSVGQRRRLALATLIADPPQVLLLDEPTNHLSLTLAGELEDALRTAPGAVVVATHDRWLRRRWDGPALAVDNGRITA
- a CDS encoding MarR family winged helix-turn-helix transcriptional regulator; this encodes MSDSAVPPAEDGVDRIQRAWQRERPGMPVESIGVITRIWRIAKLLDDERRRTDARIGLDAPTRDLLSTLRRSGPPYRLSAGEIARQCLVSAGAISQRLTRAEQRGLVRRTKGGADGRSVQVELTEQGHRLIEDRVDDLLRHEETLLTSLDVSQREQLTGLLRVLLSDLTGRFGADDRP
- a CDS encoding alpha/beta fold hydrolase; amino-acid sequence: MTERLVTTPDGTRLWTQALGPADGVPLLLIMGANASAMGWPQEFVDLLTAHGLRVVRYDHRDTGRSTRYDTTRYGVHDLAEDAVAVLDGHGIGTAHVAGMSLGGVLGQLLALDHRDRLRSLTLMQTAALDVDFAGAMRRAVEGISAPGDLPTPSPEIVRAMAHRADPAPDRETALRRRVEEWRLLAGTALPFHAEQFRRWENTAIDHAGTHQQPGAHAAATPVPTSRGRELAGVSTPTLVVQGPEDPVNPPPHGQHLASLIPGARCVQIPGLGHALPSALHPALVTALTDHIGAHP
- a CDS encoding SDR family NAD(P)-dependent oxidoreductase encodes the protein MIDPRLHGRVALVTGADNPLGIGAAIAAALARQGVRLLLTALPETPPQHPGSAAARTCAEAKATDGSQVRDALRGDGAHVEFHAADLADPDVLPRLFDHAEAAFGSVEILVNNAAHCVPDTFDTRSRDTVDAAGIDAHHAVNTRAPALLMAEMHRRHLRRGGDWGRVINISTDAAPGAPGEISYWASKHALESLSRSAALELGPAGITVNSIAPGPVQTGWIDQAMDTEFAAFSPLGRVGTPEDIADIAVFLASHQGRWITGQTLLAGGGKRLF
- a CDS encoding SDR family NAD(P)-dependent oxidoreductase is translated as MRQIVVTGAGTGIGYAIAEHFAASGDAVTITGRRAEVLHRAADTLGARAVPFDATDPDAVEAALDSLPDHVDVVVNNAGANTDFERPEPDGLRALARQWEANLASNVLSAVLVTAALTPRLTDGARVVTIGSIAARQGAGSYGAAKAAVEAWTADLAGQLGPRGITANVVAPGLTEHTGFFQNGLPEQRRDELVAATRNQRAGTPADIAALTGFLASPQAGHITGQVLHVNGGAYLGH